From Mycolicibacterium nivoides, a single genomic window includes:
- a CDS encoding demethylmenaquinone methyltransferase, with protein sequence MSRASLEKNPHEVASMFDAVARRYDLTNTVLSLGHDRFWRRQTRAALGIGPGDKVLDLAAGTAVSTVELATSGAWCVAADFSVGMLAAGASRPVPKVGADATRLPFADGVFDAVTISFGLRNVVDHVAGLREMARVTRPGGRLVVCEFSTPTNGAFATLYKEYLMQALPRMATAVSSNPDAYVYLAESIRAWPDQAELARRIGEAGWSQVKWRNLTGGIVALHAATKPAL encoded by the coding sequence GTGAGTCGAGCGAGCCTGGAGAAGAACCCCCACGAAGTGGCATCGATGTTCGATGCGGTGGCGCGACGCTACGACCTGACCAACACGGTGCTGTCGCTCGGGCACGACCGGTTCTGGCGCCGGCAGACGCGTGCGGCGCTGGGGATCGGCCCCGGCGACAAGGTGCTGGACCTGGCCGCAGGCACCGCGGTGTCGACGGTCGAGTTGGCGACCTCGGGTGCCTGGTGTGTGGCTGCTGATTTCTCGGTGGGGATGCTTGCCGCGGGGGCGTCCCGCCCGGTGCCCAAGGTCGGCGCAGACGCCACCCGGCTACCGTTCGCCGACGGAGTGTTCGACGCGGTCACCATCAGCTTCGGGCTGCGCAACGTGGTCGACCATGTGGCAGGCCTTCGCGAGATGGCCCGGGTGACCCGGCCTGGCGGCCGGCTGGTGGTGTGCGAGTTCTCGACGCCGACCAACGGTGCGTTCGCCACGCTCTACAAGGAGTACCTGATGCAGGCGCTGCCGCGGATGGCCACCGCCGTGTCGAGCAACCCGGACGCCTACGTCTACCTGGCCGAGTCGATCCGCGCCTGGCCGGATCAGGCCGAGCTGGCCCGCCGCATCGGCGAGGCGGGCTGGTCACAAGTCAAGTGGCGCAACCTGACCGGCGGCATCGTGGCACTGCACGCGGCGACCAAGCCCGCCCTGTAG